From Leptodactylus fuscus isolate aLepFus1 chromosome 11, aLepFus1.hap2, whole genome shotgun sequence, one genomic window encodes:
- the SNRPD2 gene encoding small nuclear ribonucleoprotein Sm D2: MSLLNKPKSEMTPEELQKREEEEFNTGPLSVLTQSVKNNTQVLINCRNNKKLLGRVKAFDRHCNMVLENVKEMWTEVPKSGKGKKKSKPVNKDRYISKMFLRGDSVIVVLRNPLLAGK; encoded by the exons AT GAGTCTCCTAAATAAGCCGAAGAGTGAGATGACCCCGGAGGAGCTGCAGAAGCGTGAAGAGGAGGAGTTTAACACAGGGCCCCTGTCGGTGCTCACACAGTCTGTGAAGAACAACACACAGGTGCTCATCAACTGCAGAAACAACAAGAAGCTGCTGGGGAGGGTGAAGGCTTTTGACAG ACACTGTAACATGGTCCTGGAGAACGTAAAGGAGATGTGGACTGAGGTCCCTAAAAGCGGCAAAGGAAAGAAGAAATCCAAGCCAGTCAACAAGGACAGATACATCTCCAAGATGTTCCTGCGAGGAGACAGCGTCATAGTGGTCCTCAGGAACCCACTGCTGGCGGggaagtga